One genomic region from Leptospira montravelensis encodes:
- the nrfD gene encoding NrfD/PsrC family molybdoenzyme membrane anchor subunit, with protein MSLTQAVRDKLDIPDLVTGGKSLKDVTVDIAKPNEDFPTKLWWNTFLLVLTITLIDVAIIGYLFYEGLYLLGINNPVGWGFFVVNFVFWIGIGHAGTLISAVLFLFRQGWRTGINRAAEAMTIFAVLVAASNLILHVGRPWLGFWLFPYPNERGPLWVNFRSPLIWDTFAVSTYLSISMVFWYLGLIPDLATLRDRATETWRKNLYNVLAFGWVGSARAWSHLEIVSMILAALSTPLVLSVHTIVSFDFAVSILPGWHTTIFPPYFVAGAIFSGFAMVVTLMVIAREVFNLKNYITMKHLDNMNKIMMVTGLIVGLAYGTEFFIAWYSGNEYEVFAFWNRAFGPYGWAYFIMISCNVLSPQVFWFRKLRYNIPVMFVASLVVNVGMWFERFVIMMTLNRDFLPSSWAMYTPTLFDYAMLIGTFGIFFTLFLLWCRIMPVIAIAEVKTVMPQKEGAHH; from the coding sequence ATGTCATTAACACAAGCAGTTAGAGATAAATTAGACATCCCCGACCTGGTAACAGGCGGGAAGTCGCTTAAAGATGTAACCGTTGATATCGCAAAACCAAACGAAGATTTCCCTACCAAACTTTGGTGGAATACTTTTCTTTTGGTTCTTACGATCACCCTGATCGACGTTGCCATCATCGGATATTTGTTTTATGAAGGTCTTTACTTACTCGGGATCAATAACCCGGTAGGTTGGGGATTTTTCGTAGTTAACTTCGTATTCTGGATCGGTATTGGTCACGCAGGAACTTTGATTTCTGCGGTTCTATTTCTCTTCCGTCAAGGTTGGAGAACAGGGATTAACCGCGCTGCAGAAGCGATGACTATCTTTGCCGTACTGGTTGCGGCATCGAACCTCATCCTTCACGTAGGTCGTCCTTGGCTCGGATTTTGGTTGTTTCCTTATCCAAACGAAAGAGGTCCACTTTGGGTGAACTTCCGTTCCCCACTGATTTGGGATACGTTTGCGGTATCAACTTACCTTTCCATCTCGATGGTGTTCTGGTATTTAGGACTCATTCCTGACCTTGCAACTCTTCGTGACCGTGCCACAGAAACTTGGAGAAAGAACTTATACAACGTTCTTGCCTTTGGTTGGGTGGGATCGGCTAGAGCTTGGTCTCATTTGGAAATCGTTTCCATGATTTTGGCAGCTCTTTCCACTCCACTCGTTCTTTCGGTGCACACCATTGTATCCTTCGACTTCGCTGTTTCCATCCTTCCTGGTTGGCACACGACCATCTTTCCTCCATACTTCGTTGCCGGTGCGATTTTCTCCGGATTTGCGATGGTGGTAACACTGATGGTCATTGCTCGTGAAGTGTTTAACTTAAAGAACTACATCACGATGAAACACTTGGACAACATGAATAAAATCATGATGGTAACAGGTCTTATCGTTGGTCTTGCTTACGGAACAGAGTTTTTCATCGCTTGGTATTCTGGAAACGAATACGAAGTGTTTGCATTCTGGAACAGAGCCTTTGGTCCTTACGGTTGGGCATACTTCATTATGATTTCATGTAACGTATTGTCGCCGCAAGTATTCTGGTTCCGCAAACTTCGTTACAACATCCCCGTGATGTTTGTGGCTTCTCTTGTGGTAAACGTAGGTATGTGGTTCGAACGATTTGTGATCATGATGACACTAAACCGAGACTTTTTACCATCCAGCTGGGCTATGTATACACCGACACTTTTCGACTACGCAATGTTAATCGGAACTTTCGGTATCTTCTTTACTCTCTTCCTTCTCTGGTGTCGAATTATGCCAGTGATTGCGATTGCAGAAGTAAAAACAGTGATGCCACAGAAAGAAGGAGCACACCACTAG